The window ACGCAAGGAAAGCCACGCCCGTCCGagccagagagaggaaggggcCCGCTGGAGTTGGAAGTGGGATTAGCCGTGGACTGCTGGGTCCCAACTCCTCCATTCTCCATGGAGCCCTGTGGGGCTAGAGTAGGTGCAGCAAGGATAGATTGTGGAGGGGTTGCTCCTCCCTGATTCTGAGCTTGGCTTCCGTCCACTGACTTCTCCTCCCCACTGGTTCCACGACCCGTGTCTTTGGGTGCAGACGACTGCATTGGGCCCTGCTGCTTGCGGACCGAGGCTGAGGACTTGGAGGCCCAGCCTTGAGGGTCGGCCCTGGATCCTGACCTGTGACCTCCAGCCATTCCTCCTCCGGCTCCACCACTTCTATAGATGctgccacctcctcctcctcctcctccaccccccctaCCCCTCCTAGAGGGCACCCCTCTGGGGGTGAACACCCGGGCCTGGGAGCCTCTGGATGGGGCGGAGCCGCCACTGGTAAAGTTATCTGTGCCACTGCCATTCTTGGTGCTGGATTTGCGGTCTTCCTTGTCTGACTGGGCCAGGTCGCTGGCGGCACTCTCACTGCCCGTCTCCGAccccctctgcctcctcctcttggGGACCTCCTCGTATTCTGAACCCTCGCTGCGGGTCTCGCTGTGGTTACGGGCGCGCCCCGGGTTGGCTTGCGACCCCCCTCGGTTGCGCCTTGCCCCCGATGTCTCGTCATTGAATTCTTGGTGGTAGCCGCCGCCAGCTCGGTAGTCCCGGCTGCTCCTGCTGCCTGCTGCCCTGCCACGGCTAACACTGCCACCCCCGGCCGTGCCCGTGTAAGTGCCCCGGTAACCTCGGCCACGCCCGTAGAACTCGCCACCTCGTCCTCGGCTGGCTCTGCTACCACGGGCCGAGCCGCCGTGGTATGATGCACCCCTCTCCAACGAGCGCTCTCTGTCCCGCCTATTGGATGAGGGGCCAGAGTACCCTGATGAGGGGGTGGGGTTGACACCGTCTTTGGGACCTTTGCCCACTCCTCCTCGTTCGTTCGCCGCTCGGTCCTTCCATCCGTTTCTGGGTTTGGAAACGGTCTGAGCCAGTTCTTCTTTACCAGACACTGCAGAGGAGCTCTGTGGGCCGGAGGATGTTTCCTGCTTGACTGATGAATTGCCTCCGTCTTTGTCTTTTCCAGAGCCTCCTCCGCTGGTCTTTTCTCCTCCCTcgccctccccaccctctcttttCATCTCCTTCAGCACAGGCCTCTTGATAGGCCCTGCCCTCTTATTGGTGTTGCTGCCGCCGCTAGGTTTGTTGTGGTCAGACGCTGTTGGGTGATTGGATGAATCCTCCCCTCCGCGGTTGTTtccgctccctcctctcctgttgttcGAGGGGCCTCCTGCGTTGCTGCTGCCGGGCCGTGGCCCCCACTGGGTCTCAGTCTTGTGTTCCCTCCCCCCTCGCTCCCGCTGGTTGGGCTTGGGATCACGGTGGTGCTGCTCCTGGCCCTGCCTCTGCGGCTGCAGCTGGGACTGTTGAGACGTCACAGAGGACTGAGAGTGGCTGTGGCCCATCTTATCCTGCTTCATCTCTCTGCTGCTTCCTGCATCATGTCTCTGCCCGGTTCCTGTGTCAGCCTTGCGCTGAGGTGGGGGGAGATGCACGACCGCTTTGCCGCTGCCGTCGTCCCTGgctgaggacgaggaggaggaggatgagcaggaggagagggacggCTGTTGGAGTGGGGGCGAGGGGTCACCCTTCTTGGGAGCTTCGCCTCCTCTCTCACCGCGGCCATTCTCGGGCttgtgggggtggaggggaaaGTGGGAGGGGCCTTGGTGTTGTTGATGACCATGGTGTTGTTGGTTTTGAGGGTGGTGGAGGTTGTTATTCTCCAGGGGGGAGAGGTCAGTGCGCCCATTGCGGTCGTAGTGGGGGTGGGGGGCCCCCCAGACCTGGCCCTGTTGCTGGCCAACCTTGTGGCCCTGGCCCTCATCCTGGTGGCTGAAGCCTCCACCACTCCCCCTCTGTTGCTGCTGGTGTAGGGCCATGCGGGAGCCCTGGTCGGGAAAGTTGCTGTAGTTGCCCCGGCCACCCATGTaggactggtggtggtgggggtggtggctgCCTCCTCCCTGGCCCCCCACCAGAGTGCCCACAGGGGGTGGGGTCTGGTTGGAGGAGCCCGAAACAGAGTTGGGCTGCTGGATGGGCCCTGGCCCTCCCTCTCGCATACCACGGACTGGAGGGGTGTCACTCCTAAATTAAAAAACAGCGATTTAATAAAAACCTTTATTCCATAAACCGTATACTGTACTTATAAAACTGACTGGATTCATGTATTAATCTCATTTGATTTCAACTAATACATATTTTCCTATTCAAACAGTATTGTATGATTTGCTCATTAAACGGATACTTGAGGATTGGCCCTTTATCTATTTccacagagtcagatgaacttgtggataccacttttatgtctctgtgtccagtattaAGGAAATTAGAGGTAGTTTCATGAGCCAAAGCTAACTAGCAACTTCCTTCGAACTACATGCAGagataaaaatggtatccactaaTTAATCAGACTCTAGGGAAggagataaagggcctcattgccaaaaatATCCCTTTAAATGATTGTGAGTGACATCTGACACGCCCCCCTCAGTCTTACCTAGGCCCTTTGCCACTGACATCATCCTCTTCCAGTGCCTGCTTCTGTCTCAGAGGGGAGCTCAGTCCCCTGCCTTCGCTGCCCCCAGGGAACACCTCAGGCCCCCAGGCCAGTTTGGGATCCATGGGAGGTGTCCCACGATTGGGGTGTCCCGGGTGCTGCTGCCTGTCGAAGGTGTCCGAACCAGAGCCCCCCGAATCGGAGCGCTCTCGCCCCATCATCCCTGAAACAGAAATGGTTAGGGAAAAAAGTCATACTCAATTATAAAAATTATAGCTGGCAACCTGGTGCCATTTCCTATAACATATAAACATTATTGCATTATCATAATCTAAATATTCAACATTTGAATCTGGTTTGCACAAATCTGCCATTGACCTGCAAATTCAGATTCTGCCCTATGGCAAAATACCAACTCCTTGACTGAATATTTTATATATCAAACCAGACTACCATGAGTACCCACCTGCATGTTGCATGTTGGGCGGGTAGTAGTCCATGGGCCCTGGAGGTCTACCCTGCATGCCCCCTTGCATCATCCGGGGGTCCATGTAGGGCATCATCATCCAGCGCGGGTCAAAGTTCATGGGCAGGGGCTGGGGGCCGCGGCCCATGGAGCCCTGTGGCGGGTACTGAAGGGACCCTGACTGCTGCTGCTTTGGACCCTGGGTCTGAGTGGTGGCCCCCGGAGAAGGGCCCTGCTGCTGGGGGGCCTGCTGAGGCTGCTGGGGTGGGAGCTGCTGCTGGCTCTGTTGGGCTGcttggctgtgctgctgctgccactgctgctgctgcttcatcAGCTGCTCCTGAAGACACCAAATGGGAGAGAtgttataatatacagtgcattcgtaaagtgttcaaaccccttcacttttgacattttgttatgttacagctttactctaatttgtttttaaattatttattttttccctcatcaatctacacacaatacaccataatgacaaaggaaaaaaatgtttaaaaaaaaaaatctattaaaaaaaaaaaaaaaacatttatataaATGTATTTAGACCCTtcactatgagactcgaaattgagctctggtgcatcctgtttccattgattatccttgagaaatctctacaacttgattggagtccacctgtggtaaattcaattagttggacatgatttggaaaggcacacacctgtctatataagatcccacagttgacagtgcatgtcagagccaaaaccaagccgaatgaattgtccgtagatctgagacaggattatgtcaagGCACATATCtagtgaagggtaccaaaaaatgtctgtggGATTGAAgttcccaaagaacacagtggcatccatcactcatgaatggaagaagtttggaaccaccaagactctccctagagctggccgcccggccaaactgagaaatcggagaaggagggccatggtcagggaggtgaccaagaacccaatggtcactctgacagagctccagagttcctctctggaaatgggagaaccttccagaagaacagtcatctctgcagcactccaccaatcaggcctttatggtagtggccagacggaagcccctcagtagaaggcacatgacaccccgcatggagtttgccaaaaggcacctaaagggctcAGACCATGAgtaaccagattctctggtctgatgaaaccaagattgaactctttggcctgaatgccaagcgtcacgtctggaggaaaccaggcaccatttATCATCTGACCAataccattcctacggtgaagcatggtggtggcagcatcatgctgtggggatgtttttcagcagcagggactggaagactcgtcaggatcgagggaaagaggaacggagcaaagtacagagatccttgatgaaaacctgctccagtgcgctcagactggggcgaaggttcaccttccaacaggacaatgaccctaagcacatagccaagactacgcaggagtgacttcgggacaagtctctgaatgtccttgagtggcccagccagagaccggatttgaacccgatctaacatctctggagagaactgacaatagctgtgcagcaacgctccccacccaacctgacagagcttgagaggatctacagagaagaatgggagaaactccccaaataacaGGTTCACCAAGCTTGTAGCTTGGCTCGttctgtgctgtgtgcaccttcccttcccacaaaaaaaataaaaataaatcacaaccacacacacacaaaccaatcCACTCGCAACAGATGAAATACCACGTCTTCCTATCTGAAAAGCGGTTTAAACTCGCTATTTttatttgaggtttggtccaacagaaatCGGTCAAAATGTACACCGAAACACATTAAGACATTTTACTGTAACAGAGGATACTGGAAAATGAATGCTCAGTTTGTTGCGCGCAGCCTTGCGGTACCGCTAGCTGGCAGCATTTTAGCCAGACGTGCTAGCCGTGTAGTCTGTCATAAATGTGCAATGAGCATAAAAATACAGATTTATGTCAGGAATTGACATCAaattctcattctgagaaataataGCCAGGTAGGCCACTTAATTAACATCGAAACAAAGTGGAcagttcaaacagttggagatggACAGGAGGGTTCAtaactgttctaccttgttagctagcaaatagatccaagttggctatttattttatttatttatttatttaacctttatttaaccaggtaggcaagttgagaacaagttctcatttacaattgcgacctggccaagataaagcaaagcagttcgacagatacaacgacacagagttacacatggagtaaaacaaacatacagtcaataatacagtataaacaagtctatatacaatgtgagcaaatgaggtgagaagggaggtaaaggcaaaaaaggccatggtggcaaagtaaatacaatatagcaagtaaaacactggaatggtagttttgcaatggaagaatgtgcaaagtagaaataaaaataatggggtgcaaaggagcaaaataaataaataaattaaaattaaatacagttgggaaagaggtagttgtttgggctaaattataggtgggctatgtacaggtgcagtaatctgtgagctgctctgacagttggtacTTAAAGctatagtgagggagataagtgtttccagtttcagagatttttgtagttcgttccagtcattggcagcagagaactggaaggagaggcggccaaagaaataattggttttgggggtgactagagagatatacctgctggagcgtgtgctacaggtgggagatgctatggtgaccagcgagctgagataaggacaTCATCATCTAGACTTGAAATACAAAAGATTAGCAGGCTACTCACTAGCACATGGGCTggtgcttgagagattgttttGGAATTATGTGTTCATTTTCTGTAATACCTTGTTTGTCATTATTAGATATGCATGGTTTTGGTTGAATTTGTCACAAAAAGGGGATTTTCATAGATAAGACATGGACGCCAGATGAGTgattgagagaaaaaaagaagaaggtTGAACTATTTTTATAAAATATTTGCATTATTAGTTGGTCTTATGGTTGTGAAAGGCTTATAatttagcctaggtataattTGACAATCCCTGAATGAGAATGCTGACCGTTTGAAATGTAGTGTATTGACTTAATTGTGCAACAAAGCTTATTTAGGGAATgaatatccatccatccatctctcaaacaccttcctagtattgagttgcaccccattttcccctcagaacagcctcaatttgttggggaatggactctacaaggtgtcaaaggcgttccactgggatgctggcccatgttgactccaatgcttggcACAGTtgagtcaagttggctggatgtcctttgggtggtggcccattcttgatacacacagaaaatTGTTGAgcgttaacttcttggtgacacggggcagtattttcacggccggatgaaatgcatgcccaaatttaactgcctgctactcatccccataagattagatatgcatattattggttgatttggatagaaaacactgaagtttctaaaactgtttgaatcatgtctgcgagtataacagaacttatgtagcaggcgaaaccttgaggaaaaaccattcagatttttttgtttttgaggtcactcttttcattgagttttcattgggaatcctgatttctaagggaccttcttgcagttcctaccgtttccactggatgtcaccagtctttagaaattggttgaggttttttcTTTGCgtaaatgaagaagtagccctgttcaaaacgagggtcacttcaagtgtactgttagatagaggcgcatgaccagaaaggtagtgtcagtttgttttcttcctgtattgaacacagatcatcccgtcttcaattttatcaattatttactttaaaaaatacctaaagttgtattgcaaaagtagtttgaaatgttttggcaaagtttacagttaacttttgagatattttgtagccacgttgcgcaagttggaaccagtgtttttctggatcaaacaagccaaataaattgacattttggatatatatcgacggaattaatcaaacaaaaggaccatttgtgatatttatgggacatattggagtgccaacaagagaagctcgtcaaaggtaaggcatgatttatatttttatttctgcgttttgtgtcgcgcctgcaggctTGCAGGTACAACCAGGAATACAATTTTCCCGAAGTGAATCCTTTGTTCGCACCcaccagggcaattgaactgattccagaggccgacccaaaacaacgccgggaagaagggcgggggtgtatgtttcatgattaacaactcatggtgcaattgtgataacatacaggaactcaagtcgttgcgagcatcctgtcgggctgtatcaccgcctggtacggtccaccagagggtggtgtggtctgcccaacgcatcatcggggcaaactacctgccctccaggacacctacagcactcaatgtcacaggaaggccaaaaagataaatCAAGGACaacacccgagtcactgcctgttcaccccactatcatccagaaggtgaggtcagcacaggtgcatcaaagctgggactgagagactgaaaaacagattatagttcaagaccatcagactgttaaatagccatcacgagcacattagaggctgctgcctatatacatagacttgaaatcactagccactttaatgtttacctatcttgcattactcatctcatatgtatatactctattctattttactgtatttactgtctatgccgctctgacattgctcatccatatatttataattcatcattcctttacttagatttgtgtgtattgggcatatgttgtgaaattgttagatattacttgtttgatattactgcactgtcggagctagaaacataagcattttgttacacccgcaataacatctgctaaacaagtGTAATTgaccaataaaatatgatttgatgtCTCAAGTAGAGGTCAGCCGATTAAttcgggccgatttcaagttttcataacaatcggaaatctgtatttttggacaccaaatTTGctgaattttattttatttattaaaaaatatattttttacacctttatttaactaggcaagttagttaagaacacaatcttattttcaatgacggcctaggaacggtggggcagaacgacagatttttaccttgtcagctcggggattcaatcttgcaaccttacagttaactagtccaacgctctaaccacctgattacattgcactccacgaggagcctgcctgttacacgaatgcagtaagaagccaaggtaagttgctagctagtattaaacttcttataaaaaacaatcaatcaatcataatcactagttaactacacatggttgatgataatactagtttatctagcatgtcctgcgttgcatataatcgatgcggtggcATTCgtaaaaaaggactgtcgttgctccaacgtgtaccaaaccataaacatcaatgcctttcttaaaatcaatacacaagtaaatattttttaaacctgcatatttagttaatattgcctgctaacatgttTTTCTTCTAACTAGGAAAAatggtgtcacttctcttgcaacagagtcagggtaaatgctaggcagcccaaactgctgctcattgcaaactgtgtgaagactatttcttcctaacaaagacagccaacttcgccaaacgggggatgatttaacaaaatctcatttgcgaaaaaagcacaatcgttgcacctaaccataaacatgcctttcttaaaatgccttaaaatcaatacacagaagtatattttttttaaacctgcatatttagctaaaataaatccaggttagcaggcaatattaaccaggtgaaattgtgtcacttctcttgcgttcattgcacgcagagtcagggtatatgcgacAGTTTGGGCctcctggctcgttgcgaactaatttgccagaattttacgtaattatgacataacattgaaggttgtgcaatgtaacaggaatatttagacttatggatgccacccgttagataaaatacggaacggttccgtaattcactgaaagaataaacatcttgttttcgagatgatagtttccagattcgaccatattaatgacctaaggctcgtatttctgtgtgttattatgttataattaagactatgatttgatagagcggtctgactgagcgatgcaccagcaggctcgtaagcattcattcaaacagcactttcgtgcgttttgccattgcgctgtttatgacttcaagcctatcaactcccgagattaggctggtgtaatcaatgtgaaatggctagctagttagcggggtgcgcgctaatagcgtttcaaacgtcactcgctctgagacattgagtagttgttccccttgctctgcatgggtaacgctgcttcgagggtggctgttgtcgatgtgttcctggttcgagcccaggtcgCGGCAAGGAGatggacggaagctatactgttacactggcaatactaaagtgcctataagaacatccaataatcaaaggtatatgaaatacaaatcgtacaGAGAgatatagtcctataattcctataataactactacaacaaacttcttacctgggaatattgaagactcgtgttaaaaggaaccaccagctttcatatgttctcatgttctgagcaaggaactgaaacgttagctttcttacatggcacatattgcacttttactttcttcttcaacactttgtttttgtattatttaaatcaaattgaacaggtttcattatttatttgaggctaaattgattttattgatgtattatattaagttaaaataagtgttcattcagtattgttgtaattgtcgaGGACGTCTATACCTACAACCACACTACAAGATGCCATGTTGAAAAAACAACTGCCTGGATGGAGAAACTGTACAATGACTGCTCTGCGAGTACAAAGCGCGAGCACAAACGTGACATTAATAACAAATTGTGGGACGTCTATGAACAGCCAGTCACACATCACTGCAACCAGCCATCACATTGAAGAGAAGTGGAGTCCCATGTACTGACAACTGAATAGAGGAGGGGGGGACAGCAGAGAACCAAAAACGTCATTCACTACCATCGTTGCTGAGTGGGTGGGGGACAGCAGTAAGGTCAGAGCCGTCTCTTAGGTAGCCAGTAGTGCGATAGATTGTACTGCATTGCCCCCTAGCAGTCATACCagtggtttatatacatcatgGGTCATATGCAGGACCATATGAATGGTGAATTCACGCCATATTATCGTTTAAACAATTTTATAAAATGGCAGttgaaagtattttttttaacccaCTAAATCAAAATGCTAAAATACTAAAATCTAGAAATTGTATACCCACAAACTTGCCATCATCGATAGCACCGAGCCATTATCAAtcatgtcaaccaatgcagtggtagAATGTTTTTTGTGATAAGTATGCTGATTGGCTGTGatcaaataattattttccatTGTAGTCGCTTATTTGTTTACTCACAATACCCTCTAATATCTTATTGATTGAAGGGAGTAGACTGATTGGTCGACTATTAGCAGACGTAAGGAATTTGTTGTCGTCTTTTGGGATTAGACACACCTTAGCATGCTCCCATACATTTGGATATTGACTGTTTTCCAGTGAccaattaaatatatatttcagaGGAGCTGCAATTGGGGAGTAGCATAGCGAAGATAAATATTGTCCATCAGATCATTATCCATAGATTTACCATTGGGTAATGACTTCAGTAGGTTATTAGACTGACCTGTTGCTGTCTCTGGAAGCGGGGAGGCAGGGACTTCTGGTACTTGGAGTAGCCCTGTCCCGGGGGGCCGCTGGCTTGGCGACTTGCTCCTCCTCCCATGCTTTCTACCTTCACTGGGTCTAccactcctccaccaccacctccgcTGCGGACGTGAGCACTATCTAGgatctcctccttcccttccccaggCACCAGGACCTCCAGAGGGGGCTGCTGCAGCTGGGGAGTGGGGGGCTGGGGACACACCTGGACATCTGgatgggaggaaggggagagaataTAGCAATGATATGCCACTGGTTGTTGGAAGAAGTAAGCAGATGTGAATAATACCAAGTCATGTGCTATACAATTAAGGAAGGTCAGTAAAGGTACTATTGTGAACTTAAGACGTGATAAAACAACAACTTCAAAGATGAACAACCGTTTGCGAAACACATACAAGCCTTTTGTCGACTGGCCCAAACATACCTTTTTAGAGATACCCACATCAAACGGCTAACCAAGTTGAAATATGAAGACAACACCAGAATGCTGGGTAAAAAaatagggctgttacggtgaccgtattaccaccacactgGCAGTCACAGTAAATAGGCTTCTCAAAAACTGCACTCTGATGCcgctataggctaggcctactattttTACTTCTCAACaatcctaatattaagcacactGCTTCGCCTTACAACCGGAGTAGCCTacctggcatgaaaatgaactgcggaaaaagcatcctccatttgaTATTTAAGTGCATAcggattacatgtattttttccccctgCCCGTGAccgacaggtgcatgataatggcccattctaaatcaaaatttcaaaaagtttggacacacctacacattccagttatttttctttatttattactattttctacattgtagaaaaatagtgaagacaaaaactacgaaataacacgttatcatcatgtactaaccaaaaaagtgttaaacaaatctaaatataattTACATGAGAtgcttcaaagtagacaccctttgccttgatgacagctatgtGTGTGCTAGAGGTTGCCCAATTAATCGCCATGGCCGATTAATTCTgcctttttggacgccgattatggccgattatattgcaatccacgaggagactgcgtggcaggctgaccacctgttacgtgagtgcaACATcgaaggaccttgtggctgcaaggaaccaagttaagttgctagctagcattaaacgtatctgataaaaaacaatcaatcttcacataatcactagttaactacacatggttgatgatattactacgTTAACTGGCTTGTCCTACGTTCAATATAATCAATGCGTTGCCAGTTAATTTATTGTCGAATCGCAGCCTACGTCAACTTAGCCAAacggatgatttaacaaaagcacattcgcGAAAAAATACCATGCGTTGTCCctcaccataaacatcaatgcctttcttaaaatcgaTACACAAAGTATATTTTCTTAAACCtgtatatttagttaaaataaattcatgttagcaggccaTATTAATTAGGGAAATGGTGTCACTtttcttgcgttcagtgcaagcagggTCAGGGCATATGCAGCAGTttaggccgcctggctcattgcgaactgtgtgaagacctaaaaaaaaaaggcACTTGTACTttctttttgcattatttaaaccaaactgAGCCcgtttatttatttgagactaaattgattttatttatgtattatattaaaataaaaaagtgttaaTTGTAACTGTTGTAATTgctattattacaaatatatataaaaatcggcaTCAGCtttttttttggccctccaataatcggtatctgtaatgaaaaatcataatcggtcgacctctagtgtgtgcagcctgcgcaAGAAACAGAGCAGAGCTCATGGCTTtgatgcaacttttttcaaatcatcattagagttgcatcatg of the Oncorhynchus tshawytscha isolate Ot180627B linkage group LG31, Otsh_v2.0, whole genome shotgun sequence genome contains:
- the LOC112229948 gene encoding protein PRRC2A isoform X3, which produces MSERSGQTAKGKDGKSKYASLNLFDTYKGKSLEAQKPVVPPRHGLQSLGKVASARRMPPPASLPSLKAENKGNDPNVSLVPKDGTGWASKQEPADPKSTDVLSAPQLESQQPVVSQTPAPTRPRTPPTPEVPPPVPATVSAQAAGARSWAQASVTHGAQGDGGKGSNQRSPFSREEFPTLQAAGDQEKAGREQGTADQLYGPGPSLRPPNMTSWRDVGGRALAPTGEGVAEGGPGGVLVMEGAAGGGQAGPPPLQQQQNPQSHGLPRNPPAGSPGLPQPPMGPGFPQYRGIMPPFMYPPFLPFPPPYGPQGPYRYPPPGEAPPRFRQQGQDGRGRPQGGPRGGGGEMVKRPSILKQDDLKELDELDHQDGDEGWAGAHEEIDYSAKLKFSDDEGEEDEERNERPERSERSESKNGAREMQRSQEGPPQVVQRSRVSDSGVARDTRRTPPSNADHDGPPPPSSKPGWAEEGCKSGWGSQGAHATYQDRNSPNQSSPVVAPETVSLAPGKVAPSSQLQQQQATSPVPGGPTPPPQTTGLLAPPTGEDEEETWRQRRKQSSSEISAAVERARRRREEEERRMEEERRAACAEKLKRLDEKAQQGGGGSSGGSKPPSLDGNSTTAGSPSPSLSASACSPNISQPPSPCVDLEEPPLAVQAVTRDLVPGPSPTDRQRANSNSSYDSNADVQVCPQPPTPQLQQPPLEVLVPGEGKEEILDSAHVRSGGGGGGVVDPVKVESMGGGASRQASGPPGQGYSKYQKSLPPRFQRQQQEQLMKQQQQWQQQHSQAAQQSQQQLPPQQPQQAPQQQGPSPGATTQTQGPKQQQSGSLQYPPQGSMGRGPQPLPMNFDPRWMMMPYMDPRMMQGGMQGRPPGPMDYYPPNMQHAGMMGRERSDSGGSGSDTFDRQQHPGHPNRGTPPMDPKLAWGPEVFPGGSEGRGLSSPLRQKQALEEDDVSGKGPRSDTPPVRGMREGGPGPIQQPNSVSGSSNQTPPPVGTLVGGQGGGSHHPHHHQSYMGGRGNYSNFPDQGSRMALHQQQQRGSGGGFSHQDEGQGHKVGQQQGQVWGAPHPHYDRNGRTDLSPLENNNLHHPQNQQHHGHQQHQGPSHFPLHPHKPENGRGERGGEAPKKGDPSPPLQQPSLSSCSSSSSSSSARDDGSGKAVVHLPPPQRKADTGTGQRHDAGSSREMKQDKMGHSHSQSSVTSQQSQLQPQRQGQEQHHRDPKPNQRERGGREHKTETQWGPRPGSSNAGGPSNNRRGGSGNNRGGEDSSNHPTASDHNKPSGGSNTNKRAGPIKRPVLKEMKREGGEGEGGEKTSGGGSGKDKDGGNSSVKQETSSGPQSSSAVSGKEELAQTVSKPRNGWKDRAANERGGVGKGPKDGVNPTPSSGYSGPSSNRRDRERSLERGASYHGGSARGSRASRGRGGEFYGRGRGYRGTYTGTAGGGSVSRGRAAGSRSSRDYRAGGGYHQEFNDETSGARRNRGGSQANPGRARNHSETRSEGSEYEEVPKRRRQRGSETGSESAASDLAQSDKEDRKSSTKNGSGTDNFTSGGSAPSRGSQARVFTPRGVPSRRGRGGGGGGGGGGSIYRSGGAGGGMAGGHRSGSRADPQGWASKSSASVRKQQGPMQSSAPKDTGRGTSGEEKSVDGSQAQNQGGATPPQSILAAPTLAPQGSMENGGVGTQQSTANPTSNSSGPLPLSGSDGRGFPCVPRDGFERPPRRRRHGRSQHQQDKPPRFRRLKERENAARINGGGRPSSPCQNYIQDVTDGAHKVVPSTGTAPNANHIATTTTNNNSSTGTHLGSSNANSHHHHYNQGNSGPAHSQQHHNPAGGAKSPDFSNQNSDQANEEWETASESSDFTEFREREGGGGKSYSSHHHHHPPGRGGGGGGGVGEREMTAKEQAANKRSFSSQRPGMERQNRRVNAGGREGGGGGRGPRGPPSGGGGGAGNGGGQRSERRGNWPSPKNRK